One window from the genome of Bdellovibrionales bacterium encodes:
- a CDS encoding HD domain-containing protein, translating to MIPIPIREFISGSTVPVDLYVKISDDKFILIAKQGTKTQKDQLSSYETKDVEYLWIEKSSYHKLTSQTIQLAGIILSRKDLDSGKKTQIVTNAATTTFRHLEHMGLDPVAFQQAKQVSEVTVQLVETHNSLSLLMESLNQCSDYLVRHSMAVAAIATLIGQAHQWQNRATIEKLALGGLLHDIGKKSLPPEILSKPKAHMSFEELQLYETHPFKGMEMATGLGSVPDDVVAMIYQHHENSIGQSFPQHLRDLKTHPLARIIALADEFVNLTVDNPNCPEPKTALEALNYIELVKGQPYNKEAFRCLKRIVTSDRGTSAAS from the coding sequence ATGATCCCTATTCCAATTCGTGAGTTTATCAGTGGATCAACGGTCCCTGTGGACCTTTATGTCAAGATTTCGGACGACAAGTTTATTCTCATCGCAAAACAGGGAACAAAAACCCAGAAGGACCAACTGAGTTCCTATGAAACCAAAGATGTCGAATACCTTTGGATCGAAAAATCAAGCTACCATAAGCTCACTTCTCAAACAATTCAGCTCGCTGGCATTATACTGAGCCGAAAGGATTTGGACAGCGGAAAAAAGACACAAATTGTGACGAATGCGGCCACAACAACGTTTCGGCACCTCGAGCACATGGGACTTGATCCGGTGGCATTTCAGCAGGCCAAACAGGTCTCTGAGGTCACTGTTCAACTGGTTGAGACCCACAACAGTCTTTCCCTCCTCATGGAAAGCCTCAATCAGTGCAGTGACTATTTAGTGAGACACTCCATGGCTGTCGCCGCAATTGCAACTCTGATTGGTCAGGCACACCAATGGCAGAACCGAGCGACCATTGAAAAACTGGCTCTCGGAGGATTGCTCCACGACATTGGAAAGAAATCCCTCCCCCCAGAAATTCTTTCCAAACCAAAAGCCCACATGTCCTTTGAAGAGCTCCAACTTTACGAAACACACCCCTTCAAGGGAATGGAGATGGCCACAGGTCTTGGATCTGTCCCCGATGATGTTGTCGCAATGATCTACCAACATCATGAAAACTCGATTGGGCAAAGCTTTCCTCAACACCTACGTGATCTCAAAACTCACCCCCTTGCGCGCATTATCGCACTGGCCGACGAGTTTGTTAATCTGACTGTCGACAATCCCAACTGCCCTGAACCAAAAACGGCTCTCGAAGCATTAAATTATATCGAGCTGGTAAAGGGACAGCCCTACAACAAAGAGGCCTTTCGTTGCCTAAAGAGAATCGTCACAAGTGACCGCGGAACCTCGGCAGCTAGCTAG